In one Komagataeibacter sp. FNDCR2 genomic region, the following are encoded:
- a CDS encoding CBS domain-containing protein yields the protein MSSRVFHILARKGHTVITVREDDPIPAVADILAQHNIGGAPVIGPDGGMVGLVSEKMIVNALAQRGPDISSVRARDIMRTDIPTATPDDSIYDIACRMTYSRSRHMPVLEDGKLAGLVSIGDIVKLRAENAEQEAAELQDYVTGSDHAAVQSQESTPLVHCGKKDA from the coding sequence ATGTCCTCCCGTGTCTTTCATATCCTTGCCCGCAAGGGCCACACGGTCATTACCGTGCGCGAAGATGACCCGATCCCTGCCGTGGCCGACATACTGGCGCAGCACAATATTGGTGGCGCGCCCGTTATCGGTCCCGATGGCGGGATGGTCGGTCTTGTGTCGGAAAAGATGATCGTCAATGCACTGGCACAACGGGGGCCGGACATTTCCTCCGTGCGGGCAAGGGATATCATGCGCACGGATATTCCCACCGCGACACCTGATGACAGTATCTATGATATCGCCTGCCGCATGACCTATTCCCGCAGTCGGCATATGCCGGTTCTGGAAGATGGAAAGCTGGCGGGTCTGGTCAGCATCGGCGATATTGTCAAACTCCGCGCGGAAAATGCCGAACAGGAAGCCGCGGAACTACAGGATTACGTGACGGGAAGCGACCATGCCGCCGTCCAGTCGCAGGAAAGCACACCCCTTGTGCACTGCGGGAAGAAAGACGCATAG
- a CDS encoding TonB-dependent siderophore receptor: MSLRALCLSTICISSLLAGTRGPAVSVASASEASPVQQKAKTASASGAQPAASPKKDTAPKDAKDADAGGHEDIVVTAARKNRMYVTSGGDLGALGNKKGLDVPFNIRSYNSSLILNQQSQTLGDVLLNDPTVRTTMGYGNYAQLFQIRGFTLYGDDVAIDGLYGVTPRQLVSPQLYDSVQVLNGASAFLNGAAPGGSAIGGNVNLIPKRAAATDITRITGDYTSSGQGGGAFDISRRFGKDHAFGFRFNAAGMDGETPIKGERHDDVALGAEFDWHNEDTRINMNMNYQKQQVFGGRSAIIVSSLAAGMPAPRATAPSENWGQRWAYTDLAYLFGTLNIEHDFGEHITAYGKFGAQSGNEMGNYATTTLTNSHTGDGTVGAMADAYNVMNQATQAGVRAHVTTGPIRHEFNAGGSAIWEESDSAYAMSLTPQAGNIYHPTQFTPAETFTGGNLSNPGRVAWNKLYSLFLSDTMTFWHDRIALTGGFRYQDILSDSFDYGSGKLNTHYNAAAFSPVIGLVIHPVSNVSLYFNRIQGLSAGQTVGSTYVNAGQVFAPYQSTQYEVGAKYDVGRFAAGVAFFQTSMPYGLTEAYGNTGQSIYTQDGRQRNQGMELTLNGEIVRGLRFNGGLTLIDAKQMHTAGGTYNGKTVIGIPNYTINGNLEYDVPFIKGLTLVGRVISTGKQQFNNANTAHLPAWSRFDLGARYTFLAAQKPLTARFEVDNIGNQRYWASVYQSDLVMGDPETFKFSISADL, from the coding sequence ATGAGTCTTCGCGCGCTTTGCCTGAGCACCATCTGCATCTCCAGCCTGCTGGCTGGTACCCGCGGCCCGGCGGTTTCCGTTGCTTCCGCAAGCGAGGCCAGCCCTGTGCAGCAGAAGGCGAAAACCGCTTCCGCGTCCGGGGCGCAGCCTGCCGCCAGCCCGAAAAAAGACACGGCTCCCAAGGATGCAAAGGATGCGGACGCAGGCGGGCATGAGGATATTGTCGTCACCGCCGCCCGCAAAAACCGCATGTATGTAACCAGCGGCGGTGATCTGGGCGCGCTGGGTAACAAGAAGGGGCTGGATGTGCCCTTCAACATCCGCAGCTACAATTCCAGCCTGATCCTGAACCAGCAGTCACAGACACTGGGGGATGTGCTACTGAACGATCCCACCGTGCGTACGACGATGGGCTACGGCAACTATGCCCAGCTTTTCCAGATCCGTGGTTTCACCCTTTATGGCGATGATGTCGCGATTGATGGACTATACGGCGTTACACCGCGACAGCTCGTATCCCCGCAGCTTTATGATTCAGTGCAGGTTCTCAACGGCGCCAGCGCATTCCTGAACGGGGCCGCACCCGGTGGCTCGGCCATTGGCGGCAATGTCAACCTGATCCCCAAACGGGCGGCCGCGACGGATATTACCCGCATTACAGGCGATTATACGAGTAGTGGCCAGGGCGGGGGCGCATTCGACATAAGCCGCCGGTTTGGGAAGGACCACGCATTCGGATTCCGGTTCAACGCGGCGGGCATGGATGGTGAGACGCCGATCAAGGGCGAACGCCATGATGACGTGGCCCTTGGCGCCGAATTCGACTGGCACAATGAGGACACGCGCATCAACATGAACATGAACTACCAGAAACAGCAGGTTTTTGGTGGTCGAAGCGCGATCATTGTCTCCAGCCTGGCGGCGGGCATGCCAGCACCCAGGGCGACCGCCCCATCTGAAAACTGGGGGCAGCGCTGGGCCTATACGGATCTGGCCTATCTGTTCGGAACGCTGAACATCGAACATGATTTTGGGGAGCACATAACCGCCTACGGCAAATTCGGGGCCCAGAGCGGCAACGAAATGGGTAATTACGCGACCACCACGCTTACGAATTCCCATACCGGCGACGGCACGGTCGGCGCCATGGCCGATGCGTATAATGTCATGAACCAGGCGACGCAGGCCGGTGTGCGCGCGCATGTCACGACCGGTCCCATCAGACATGAGTTCAATGCAGGTGGATCCGCGATCTGGGAAGAATCGGATTCCGCCTACGCCATGAGCCTGACCCCCCAGGCGGGCAACATCTACCATCCCACGCAGTTCACACCTGCCGAAACCTTTACGGGGGGCAACCTGAGCAACCCCGGGCGCGTGGCCTGGAACAAGCTCTACAGCCTGTTCCTGTCGGATACGATGACCTTCTGGCATGACCGCATCGCGCTGACGGGTGGCTTCCGTTATCAGGATATTCTTTCCGATTCATTTGACTACGGTTCCGGCAAGCTGAACACGCATTACAATGCGGCGGCGTTTTCCCCGGTCATTGGTCTTGTGATTCATCCGGTCAGCAATGTTTCCCTTTACTTCAATCGTATCCAGGGCCTGTCGGCCGGGCAGACCGTCGGGTCAACCTATGTCAATGCCGGACAGGTTTTCGCCCCCTACCAGAGCACCCAGTACGAAGTCGGCGCCAAGTATGATGTCGGTCGCTTTGCCGCGGGTGTCGCCTTTTTCCAGACCTCCATGCCCTATGGGCTGACCGAAGCCTACGGGAATACGGGGCAGTCCATCTATACCCAGGATGGCAGGCAGCGTAACCAGGGCATGGAACTGACATTAAACGGCGAGATCGTGCGCGGCCTGCGCTTTAATGGCGGGCTGACACTTATTGATGCCAAGCAGATGCATACGGCTGGTGGAACCTATAACGGCAAGACCGTTATCGGCATTCCGAACTATACCATCAACGGCAACCTTGAATATGACGTACCGTTCATCAAGGGCCTGACACTGGTCGGGCGTGTCATCAGTACGGGCAAGCAGCAGTTCAACAATGCCAATACGGCGCACCTGCCGGCATGGTCACGTTTCGATCTTGGGGCACGCTACACGTTCCTTGCCGCCCAGAAGCCGCTGACCGCGCGTTTTGAGGTGGATAACATCGGTAACCAGCGTTACTGGGCTTCGGTCTACCAGAGCGATCTGGTCATGGGAGATCCCGAGACCTTCAAATTCTCCATCAGCGCCGATCTCTGA